In Sebastes fasciatus isolate fSebFas1 chromosome 15, fSebFas1.pri, whole genome shotgun sequence, a genomic segment contains:
- the marc1 gene encoding mitochondrial amidoxime-reducing component 1 isoform X2, producing MELQQLKSLKDLKDLAMDSVSQNKRSALLIGAGVAVLGLFGLGYKYLRKPEKVFRVGVVSQLLVHPLKSGKAVSVALAECHHIGLKFGDLQDRHWLVVKEDGGMVTGRQQPRLVLVSLTCEGGHVCLNGPNMEELRFPVKQSDNPVIDCRVFGADIQGRDCGDESSRWLTRYLGEETTFRLVHFEPQMKARRSVEMEPLFSQYEVAYPDVGPVMLLSESSVKDLSSKLEKDVTVERFRPNIVVSDCEAFDEDSWDEVQIGSVRLQRVMSCGRCVFTTVDPETGIITRKEPLDTLKSYRLCNPSEKHIYKSDPLFGQLHTVKKTGILQVGDVVYKISR from the exons atggagctgcagcagctgaagTCTCTGAAGGATCTGAAGGATCTGGCTATGGACTCGGTGTCTCAGAATAAGAGATCCGCTCTCCTGATCGGAGCCGGCGTCGCTGTTCTGGGATTATTTGGTCTCGGATATAAATACCTGCGAAAGCCAGAAAAAGTGTTCCGTGTAGGCGTCGTGTCGCAGCTCCTCGTTCACCCTCTGAAGTCTGGCAAAGCTGTTTCTGTGGCTCTGGCGGAATGCCACCACATCGGGCTGAAGTTTGGAGACCTGCAGGATCG ACACTGGCTGGTGGTCAAGGAGGACGGCGGCATGGTGACGGGCCGACAGCAGCCTCGTCTGGTGTTGGTGTCTCTGACCTGCGAGGGAGGTCACGTTTGTCTGAACGGCCCGAACATGGAGGAGCTGCGATTCCCCGTCAAACAGTCCGACAACCCCGTCATCGACTGCAG AGTGTTTGGAGCTGACATCCAGGGACGGGACTGCGGTGATGAATCGTCCCGCTGGCTCACTCGTTATCTGGGGGAGGAGACGACCTTTCGCCTGGTGCACTTTGAACCCCAGATGAAGGCCCGGAGGTCGGTGGAGATGGAGCCTCTCTTCTCACAATATGAG GTGGCCTACCCAGATGTCGGACCTGTGATGCTGCTGTCCGAGTCCTCGGTCAAGGATCTCAGCAGCAAGTTAGAGAAGGACGTCACGGTGGAGCGTTTCCGCCCAAACATCGTCGTAAGTGACTGTGAGGCCTTCGATGAG GATTCGTGGGACGAGGTCCAGATTGGCAGCGTGAGACTGCAGCGTGTAATGTCATGTGGACG ATGTGTTTTCACCACCGTTGACCCTGAGACGGGTATAATCACCAGAAAAGAGCCTCTGGACACACTGAAGAG CTATCGTCTGTGCAATCCGTCCGAGAAGCACATCTACAAATCGGATCCGTTGTTCGGACAGCTGCACACCGTGAAGAAGACGGGCATCCTGCAGGTCGGCGACGTGGTGTACAAGATCAGCCGTTGA
- the marc1 gene encoding mitochondrial amidoxime-reducing component 1 isoform X1 translates to MELQQLKSLKDLKDLAMDSVSQNKRSALLIGAGVAVLGLFGLGYKYLRKPEKVFRVGVVSQLLVHPLKSGKAVSVALAECHHIGLKFGDLQDRHWLVVKEDGGMVTGRQQPRLVLVSLTCEGGHVCLNGPNMEELRFPVKQSDNPVIDCRVFGADIQGRDCGDESSRWLTRYLGEETTFRLVHFEPQMKARRSVEMEPLFSQYEQVAYPDVGPVMLLSESSVKDLSSKLEKDVTVERFRPNIVVSDCEAFDEDSWDEVQIGSVRLQRVMSCGRCVFTTVDPETGIITRKEPLDTLKSYRLCNPSEKHIYKSDPLFGQLHTVKKTGILQVGDVVYKISR, encoded by the exons atggagctgcagcagctgaagTCTCTGAAGGATCTGAAGGATCTGGCTATGGACTCGGTGTCTCAGAATAAGAGATCCGCTCTCCTGATCGGAGCCGGCGTCGCTGTTCTGGGATTATTTGGTCTCGGATATAAATACCTGCGAAAGCCAGAAAAAGTGTTCCGTGTAGGCGTCGTGTCGCAGCTCCTCGTTCACCCTCTGAAGTCTGGCAAAGCTGTTTCTGTGGCTCTGGCGGAATGCCACCACATCGGGCTGAAGTTTGGAGACCTGCAGGATCG ACACTGGCTGGTGGTCAAGGAGGACGGCGGCATGGTGACGGGCCGACAGCAGCCTCGTCTGGTGTTGGTGTCTCTGACCTGCGAGGGAGGTCACGTTTGTCTGAACGGCCCGAACATGGAGGAGCTGCGATTCCCCGTCAAACAGTCCGACAACCCCGTCATCGACTGCAG AGTGTTTGGAGCTGACATCCAGGGACGGGACTGCGGTGATGAATCGTCCCGCTGGCTCACTCGTTATCTGGGGGAGGAGACGACCTTTCGCCTGGTGCACTTTGAACCCCAGATGAAGGCCCGGAGGTCGGTGGAGATGGAGCCTCTCTTCTCACAATATGAG CAGGTGGCCTACCCAGATGTCGGACCTGTGATGCTGCTGTCCGAGTCCTCGGTCAAGGATCTCAGCAGCAAGTTAGAGAAGGACGTCACGGTGGAGCGTTTCCGCCCAAACATCGTCGTAAGTGACTGTGAGGCCTTCGATGAG GATTCGTGGGACGAGGTCCAGATTGGCAGCGTGAGACTGCAGCGTGTAATGTCATGTGGACG ATGTGTTTTCACCACCGTTGACCCTGAGACGGGTATAATCACCAGAAAAGAGCCTCTGGACACACTGAAGAG CTATCGTCTGTGCAATCCGTCCGAGAAGCACATCTACAAATCGGATCCGTTGTTCGGACAGCTGCACACCGTGAAGAAGACGGGCATCCTGCAGGTCGGCGACGTGGTGTACAAGATCAGCCGTTGA